A genomic segment from Amycolatopsis camponoti encodes:
- a CDS encoding LamG-like jellyroll fold domain-containing protein yields MRENQAGPTRRSFLRNAGLAGAGATALGALGVAPAEAGTPDTADSARKGGGRWNPDGESRQFTVAVMPDTQYLYWGSQNSINPEPQEASLRYVIENSGKPDNNIVFLAHLGDLTQDADITSFQAVDKTFEIADSAGVAYSVLAGNHDVSGDDTRGTTPYLRTMGPQRFRRQKSFLGSDASGYNTAHVFRAAGQEWLLLAMDWRTSPAGFAWANDVIKKHPRLPVILTCHEIVGSTYGDEVYPYESGDPENNAEFSGYGQTVWDSLIKDNDQIFLTLNGHYWPSGRMTKKNAAGHDVHLHITNYQNRYMSGGGMLRLYHFDLERATIDVETISPWILEKDPAKRNRMEVLESRLTTAVDRFSIPFDFERRFAGFIPVPVRPARPAGKVLVPGTLAYWRFDNVGANGSAVTAGQQVRDLSGHGNDLTLQAVAGTAPDALTWTDDHHPDQPGHASLRFAGGRNPLHGAYLTTGASAPLNAETFKRGYTIETFVKIPRDWDGGNNGNMPVLVRRGASGDAGKHGENTDPKEPVAQLMTTNNGREVQFNCYPLSQTYPTTNWSHGLAEDQWWHIAVVNDGHHTKVYVESSPVADNPSTDSVGIASLGRTWLLGGHEYGGALDNVFHGWIGDVRIVDRALRPEEFLTR; encoded by the coding sequence ATGCGCGAAAACCAGGCAGGCCCGACCAGACGGTCCTTCCTGCGCAACGCGGGGCTGGCCGGCGCCGGCGCGACGGCGCTGGGCGCGCTCGGCGTCGCACCGGCCGAAGCCGGCACCCCGGACACCGCGGACAGCGCTCGCAAAGGCGGCGGCAGGTGGAACCCGGACGGCGAGAGCCGCCAGTTCACCGTCGCCGTGATGCCGGACACCCAGTACCTCTACTGGGGCAGCCAGAACAGCATCAACCCGGAGCCGCAGGAAGCGTCGCTGCGGTACGTCATCGAGAACAGCGGCAAACCGGACAACAACATCGTCTTCCTGGCCCACCTCGGCGACCTGACGCAGGACGCCGACATCACGTCGTTCCAGGCCGTGGACAAGACGTTCGAGATCGCCGACTCCGCCGGCGTCGCCTACAGCGTGCTCGCGGGCAACCACGACGTCTCCGGTGACGACACCCGCGGCACCACGCCGTACCTCCGGACGATGGGCCCGCAGCGGTTCCGCCGGCAGAAGTCGTTCCTCGGCTCCGACGCCAGTGGCTACAACACCGCGCACGTCTTCCGTGCCGCCGGGCAGGAGTGGCTGCTGCTGGCCATGGACTGGCGCACGTCGCCCGCGGGCTTCGCGTGGGCCAACGACGTGATCAAGAAGCACCCGCGGCTGCCGGTGATCCTCACCTGCCACGAGATCGTCGGATCGACCTACGGTGACGAGGTCTACCCGTACGAGTCGGGCGATCCCGAGAACAACGCCGAGTTCTCCGGTTACGGCCAGACCGTGTGGGACTCGCTGATCAAGGACAACGACCAGATCTTCCTCACGCTCAACGGCCACTACTGGCCTTCGGGTCGCATGACGAAGAAGAACGCCGCCGGCCACGACGTGCACCTGCACATCACGAACTACCAGAACCGGTACATGAGCGGCGGCGGCATGCTGCGCCTGTACCACTTCGACCTCGAGCGCGCCACGATCGACGTCGAGACGATCTCGCCGTGGATCCTCGAGAAGGATCCCGCGAAGCGCAACCGCATGGAGGTGCTGGAGTCGCGGCTCACCACGGCGGTCGACCGCTTCTCGATCCCGTTCGACTTCGAGCGGCGCTTCGCCGGCTTCATCCCCGTGCCGGTCCGCCCGGCGCGGCCGGCCGGCAAGGTGCTCGTGCCGGGCACGCTCGCGTACTGGCGTTTTGACAACGTTGGCGCGAACGGCAGCGCGGTCACGGCCGGCCAGCAGGTCCGCGACCTGTCCGGCCACGGCAACGACCTCACGCTGCAGGCCGTCGCCGGCACCGCCCCGGACGCACTGACCTGGACCGACGACCACCACCCCGACCAGCCGGGGCACGCCAGCCTCCGGTTCGCCGGCGGCCGGAACCCGCTGCACGGCGCGTACCTGACCACGGGCGCGAGCGCGCCGCTGAACGCCGAGACGTTCAAGCGCGGCTACACCATCGAGACGTTCGTGAAGATCCCGCGCGACTGGGACGGCGGGAACAACGGCAACATGCCGGTCCTGGTCCGCCGCGGCGCGTCCGGCGACGCGGGCAAGCACGGCGAGAACACCGATCCGAAGGAGCCGGTGGCCCAGCTCATGACCACGAACAACGGTCGTGAGGTGCAGTTCAACTGCTACCCGCTCAGCCAGACGTACCCGACCACCAACTGGAGCCACGGCCTGGCCGAGGACCAGTGGTGGCACATCGCGGTCGTCAACGACGGGCACCACACGAAGGTCTACGTCGAAAGCTCCCCGGTGGCCGACAACCCCTCCACCGACTCGGTCGGCATCGCGTCGCTGGGCCGCACGTGGCTCCTCGGCGGCCACGAGTACGGCGGCGCACTCGACAACGTGTTCCACGGCTGGATCGGCGACGTCCGGATCGTCGACCGGGCGCTGCGGCCGGAAGAGTTCCTGACCAGGTGA